A part of Silurus meridionalis isolate SWU-2019-XX chromosome 18, ASM1480568v1, whole genome shotgun sequence genomic DNA contains:
- the kcna1b gene encoding potassium voltage-gated channel subfamily A member 1: protein MTVVAGDNMDETSTLPEHPHDPYPHDHEDHECCERVVINISGLRFETQLKTLAQFPDTLLGNPKKRMRYFDPLRNEYFFDRNRPSFDAILYYYQSGGRLRRPVNVPLDMFSEEIKFYELGVEAMEKFREDEGFIREEERPLPENEFQRQVWLLFEHPESSGPARGIAIVSVMVILISIVIFCLETLPELKEDPRGRMQTVGNTTTYYKPNIFKDPFFIVETLCIIWFSFELIVRFFACPSKAAYFKNMMNTIDVVAIIPYFITLGTELAEDEEGKEVKAGGGEQATSLAILRVIRLVRVFRIFKLSRHSKGLQILGQTLKASMRELGLLIFFLFIGVILFSSAVYFAEAEEKESFFTSIPDAFWWAVVSMTTVGYGDMYPVTIGGKIVGSLCAIAGVLTIALPVPVIVSNFNYFYHRETEGEEQAQLLNVSNPNIASDSNSSRRSSSIISKSEYVETDDDMNNSIDNFREANLRTGNCTHISNQNCVNKGKLLTDV, encoded by the coding sequence ATGACTGTGGTGGCAGGAGATAACATGGATGAGACCTCAACCCTGCCAGAGCATCCACATGATCCATACCCCCATGACCATGAGGACCATGAGTGCTGCGAGCGTGTTGTTATCAACATCTCAGGCCTGCGCTTCGAGACTCAACTCAAAACACTTGCCCAATTTCCAGACACGCTGCTGGGCAATCCCAAAAAACGGATGCGCTACTTTGACCCTTTAAGGAATGAATACTTTTTTGACAGGAACCGACCAAGTTTTGATGCCATTCTCTACTACTACCAGTCAGGTGGGCGTTTGAGAAGACCTGTCAATGTCCCTTTAGACATGTTCTCTGAAGAGATCAAATTTTACGAGCTTGGAGTTGAGGCCATGGAAAAATTTCGGGAGGATGAGGGCTTTATTCGGGAAGAGGAGCGCCCCCTGCCAGAAAATGAATTTCAGAGACAAGTATGGCTTCTATTCGAACATCCAGAGAGCTCAGGCCCTGCGCGTGGCATTGCAATTGTGTCAGTAATGGTCATTCTGATTTCCATAGTCATATTTTGTCTAGAGACCTTGCCAGAACTCAAAGAGGATCCACGTGGGCGTATGCAAACTGTTGGGAACACTACTACCTACTACAAGCCAAACATTTTCAAAGACCCCTTCTTTATTGTGGAAACCCTCTGCATTATTTGGTTCTCTTTTGAACTGATAGTCCGTTTTTTCGCTTGCCCAAGCAAGGCAGCCTACTTTAAAAACATGATGAACACGATTGATGTAGTGGCAATCATCCCCTATTTTATCACACTTGGCACAGAGCTTGCTGAAGATGAAGAGGGCAAGGAAGTAAAAGCAGGAGGAGGTGAACAGGCCACATCTCTGGCTATCCTCAGGGTTATTCGTCTTGTCCGGGTGTTCAGGATCTTTAAACTGTCAAGGCACTCTAAAGGCCTGCAGATTTTGGGGCAGACACTAAAAGCCAGCATGAGAGAGCTGGGCCTCTTgatctttttccttttcattggTGTGATCTTGTTCTCCAGCGCAGTGTATTTTGCAGAGGCTGAGGAGAAGGAGTCTTTCTTCACCAGTATTCCGGATGCATTTTGGTGGGCCGTCGTCTCAATGACCACCGTAGGCTATGGTGATATGTACCCTGTAACCATCGGAGGCAAGATCGTGGGTTCTCTTTGTGCTATTGCTGGTGTGCTTACCATTGCACTTCCTGTCCCAGTGATTGTGTCCAACTTTAACTATTTTTACCACAGAGAAACAGAAGGGGAGGAGCAGGCACAGCTCCTCAATGTGAGTAATCCCAACATTGCGTCCGACTCCAACTCTAGTCGACGCAGCTCCTCTATCATAAGTAAGTCGGAATACGTGGAGACAGATGATGACATGAATAACAGCATTGACAATTTTAGGGAGGCAAACCTGAGAACTGGAAACTGCACTCACATCTCAAACCAGAACTGTGTGAATAAGGGCAAGCTTCTGACAGATGTGTAA